The sequence AAGTATGGTACGTCTGTAAAGTCCTTACTGTCGTATTTCGGAGAACTTACTACTGGGTTAAGCGCCACTCCGCGTCCATAAACAGAAGTATAATAATATGGATAGAAGATCGTTTGTTTCCATGCTGCACCGCCATTTTCCGTCATAATAGGTGCAATTACGTTAACAAGCTGTGCCATACAAGCAATCTTCACACGATCGGAATGGCGAAGCATTGTATTTAGCATACTGCCTACCAGCAATGCATCTTCGAAAGTATAGACATCTTCCAATTGTGGTGGTGCAATCGTCCACGGCTCGATTTCTTTATCTTGTTCATTTGAATGGAACCAAACATTCCATTCGTCGAAACTTAAGAACATTTTCTTCTTACTTCGTTTCTTCGCTTTGATATAATCACACGTTGCAATGACTGTTTGAATGAAATTTTCCATATCCATTGATTTTGCCAGGAAATTAGCTGTATCACCACTACGGTTTCCATAATATTGGTGAAGCGAGATAAAATCTGCTACTTCATACGTATGTTCAAGCGTCTCTGCTTCCCAGCTAGGGAATGTTGGCATGTTAGAATTAGAACTTCCGCAGCTTACCAGTTCAATCTCCGGATCTACCAGTCGCATTGCTTTCCCTGTTTCATATGCCAAACGACCATATTCCTGAGCCGTCTTCTGACCGACTTGCCATGGACCATCCATTTCATTACCTAAACACCATGTTTTAATATTGTGAGGGTTTTCATAACCATGTGACTTACGAAGATCACTCCAATATGTACCACCTGAGTGATTACAATAT is a genomic window of Gracilibacillus salinarum containing:
- the arfA gene encoding arabinosylfuranosidase ArfA; its protein translation is MANETVKAKMVVDKEFQIAEIDPRVYGSFIEHLGRAVYGGIYEPEHPTADEHGFRQDVLELVKELQVPIVRYPGGNMVSAYNWEDGVGPKGDRPSRLELAWRVTETNQVGTNEFVDWAKAANTDVMMAVNLGTRGIDAARNLLEYCNHSGGTYWSDLRKSHGYENPHNIKTWCLGNEMDGPWQVGQKTAQEYGRLAYETGKAMRLVDPEIELVSCGSSNSNMPTFPSWEAETLEHTYEVADFISLHQYYGNRSGDTANFLAKSMDMENFIQTVIATCDYIKAKKRSKKKMFLSFDEWNVWFHSNEQDKEIEPWTIAPPQLEDVYTFEDALLVGSMLNTMLRHSDRVKIACMAQLVNVIAPIMTENGGAAWKQTIFYPYYYTSVYGRGVALNPVVSSPKYDSKDFTDVPYLDPSVVYNEEKEELVIFATNRHLEKTLEVDIDVRAFEGYEVIEHIVLENEDAKAVNLAGQENVKPHNNGESYLDNGKLTGIFPKFSWNMIRLQKKHS